In Desulfosporosinus youngiae DSM 17734, the genomic stretch TCAATTGGATCATTTAACTGATCTTGAGTAATAACTGCTTTATGCTCCGACGAATCATCTATGATGGTTTCTTCTGATATATGGTTATGAATAGGGGCTAAGGCCGGTATGGGTATAACATCCTCCCATTGAGTATCGATCGCCTTTGACATACCATCGATCAGCATTCTATTCATTGTCTCTCGAAATTCAGGAAAGTTATTAATAACCCTTGAGTCCGGAAGCTGCTGCTCGAGGATTTGGTGAAGTCCATCCGCTAAATACTCAGAAGGCAACATCGAAAATTCCTTTAATAATGATGTAAGATTTGCAACATTTTTACATCCGTTATGATACTCTGCTTCAGCATCTTCCCCGGTTAATAAACAAGTCGAAAATACTTTTTCGATAACTTGCTGTACCCACTCTTCAATTCTCGGATCGTTATGATAGAAAGCCTCCACAAACATCCACCTCCAGATAATAGTTCTCTAGATAGCTATGCTTGTTTCCTTGAGGATATGATTTATTATCAAAAAATACTAAACCATTCTATTATTAATCTATAGTACTAAATAGATGTTTAGTTTTTTATAGTTTTCATAAAGCATTCTTTTGAAAAAAAGAAATACCCACCAAAAAAAGGTGAATACTTCTTAATAAAAATACAACTTAGATACGGAGATGAAACAAACTTGAAACGTATTGTTTCATCTCTCGTATATTTATCAGTATATTGGTTTATCTTAGCGGGCGCGGAAAACCTTAAGATAGGAATCAGCGTAGATGCTTCTATTCAGAAGGATTTGGCAAGTAGCAGCTACGTCGACAAGGTCATCATCATTGGCGTCCATAATGGCGGCATCAAGTCCGCAGGCAATTGCCATAGCCATATATGTCCGATTAATTAAGTTACGGTCTGGTGATTTCTGGGATACATTCGATAATCCTAGAACCGTACGTGGTGCTGGGTTTGCCAACATTTTAACTTGTCTTAAGGATTCCAGAACCTCAGGAGCATGCTCTTGAGCGACATTGACAGGGAGAATCAGCGGATCAATGAATAGATCTTCCATAGGTACACCGTACTCATCTGCTGCAGCAACTAATTCCATAGCAAATGCTACACGATTCTCGGCGTCTTTAGGAATACCTTTCTTATCCATGGTCAATCCGATAATTCCTGCGTTATATTTAATAGCCATCGGGAATACGCGTTCAATTTTAGCTTGTTCTGCAGGGCAGGAGTTAATAATTGCCGGGCGTTTGCAAACTTTTAAGCCGGCTTCGATGGCATCGTAATTAGTTGAGTCCAGGACAAGTGGCAATTCGGAAACTTCCTGAATAACGTTAACCATCCACTCATAGGCTTCCACTCTTTCATGAGTTGGAATAGCAGGACCTGAGTTAACGTCGAGATAGTGAGCTCCTCCCTCATATTGCTTAACTGCCCAATATTGAATCGGCTTAGGGTCTTTATTACGAAGTGCTTCTCCAATATCAGTAAACATACCATTAATCCGTTCGCCAAAAATAAGCATTCGGTCACGTCCTTCCATATTTTATAAACTTAAAATACTAATTTGAAGGGTACTTTACAGATAAATGTATGAAGTTAAGGGATTATTCGCCCATCATATCAGCAATGTTCTTTTTGACCACAGCAACTGCTGTTGGGTTACGCATGACAAGAATACTAGCTCCAACTTGAAGAACCCCAGAAGCTGTTACAGCCTCCCAAAGCACGCTGCGGTCTGCGAGATCCCCCCAGCCGGGAAACTCTTCGACAGATGCATAAGCTTCTTTACAGCGATTGGCTTCATATCCGACAGTACAAATGATTGGCATAGATAGCATTTTGTCATTTGCTAAGGCTCCAAGACGTGCTCTCTCCATGATGGAATATACATACTCAATACCGAAACCAAGACCGGCGACCGTAGGATCAATGATAATTTTGTTTAAAGGCAGGCCCATTTCATTGATTAAGATATTGAGCTGTTTGCAGATATTAATATCAAGAGGGGAACGTGCTATTAGAGTGTGTTTGTGGACCATCGCAGCAGCAGTAATGGATTTGTAGTTATCCTGCTCAGCAATACCGATCAGGAGGTTCTCTCCGGAAGCTGCTTCAGCAATAACCGCCATAATTTCATTATTTTTCTCAGCATTATCGCACCCTTCTACAATAAGGGGTACCCCGACAGCAGCTAAAACATCCTTTACGATACGGGCACAATCTTCAGGGGAACGGTTTTCACCTTCAGGATCTGCACCGTTCAGTTTTAAATAGATGAGATCAGCGCCAAACTCATCAACGCATTTTTTAGCCCAGGCAGCTGGATCGTTAATGACATCCCCAATTTGGTTCTTGATTATATCACTCCAGGTTGGCACAACATCTGTGACCTCCATAGCGATCACAGGACGGTTCTTCGTTTCTCCTTCAAAGTGGAGAAATGGTAAGGCAGCGTCCCCTCCAACCGTAATGGTGGAGGTTCTTGTTCCTCCTTGTTCAGCAGTCGCGCCAAGGACTACCTCTCCAACTTTACTGGAATACTTTTCTTTCACTAACGCTACGGACATGAACTTCTCTCCTTTCTAGTTAAAGATTCCGGCACGGTTCAGAATGCTTTCCACTGCCTGGACCGAGACGGCATCATCCGGCAAATCAAATAATGGTTTGCCTGCCAAGTCATATTCCACAACTAAAGGATCTAACGGAATGTCTCCAATAACAGTAAGACCAGTACGTTCGATCTCTTCTCTCAGGGATTCCATACTTCCTTCACTAGTCTTAGTTACAATTAAATAGACAGTTTGTACCGCAGACTTTAATCCTCGAATAAGATCGTGAACTCTTCCTGCAGAACGGATTCCTCGAGCCGAAGAATCGCTGATGACAAACATGACCTCAACACGGGGGATTGTTCGTCGGCTGATATGCTCTAATCCCGCTTCAGAATCCACAGCCACAAAGTCATAATTTTCGCCAATGTCCTGCAGATGTTTGCGCAAGATGTCATTAGGATAGCAATAACAGCCAGCCCCTTGGGGGCCTCCCATGACAAGCAGATCGATATCATTGGATTCAACTAAGGATTGCTGGAGCTTGTATTCGATAAAAACGTTTTTTGGCATACCCTGGGGAATCGCTTTAGGATCTTTACTCTGTTCCAGCAATTCAGATATTGTTGATGTGACATCCAAGCCTAAAGCTTCTCCTAGATTCGCATTTGGATCTGCATCGACTGCGAGTATTGAAGTCCCTTTTTTATGACGTACCATCTGCCTTAATAATAAAGCGGTGAATGTGGTTTTCCCTACTCCACCTTTACCTGCAACAGCTATATATTTTGACATAATTGCCCTCCAAAATAACGTTATTGAAAAGATGGAAATAAGTTCATATCCGTATGAGGTAAAAACAAGGCAGCCATATATTCGTCCATATAGGTCGCTCCCACTGAAAGCTCGACATAGGTCATTTTCCGTCCCAATTCTTCTGCTTCCCGCCACGCATTCTGAGAAAGTAATGCTAGCCTTGCACCCTTGACGGATGCATTTCCGATAAACTCGAACCGCTCTGGTTCAAGATCTGGAAGCAGTCCAATTTGAACAGCATCATGGATATTAAGGTAATTGCCAAAACCGCCGGCGATGACAATCCTGCTGATCATATCAATATCCACTGCGACCATATTCAGTAATGATCGGATTCCGGCGTAGATGGCGCCTTTAGCACGAATAACATTCTTAACATCATTTTCAGTAATGACCACATCTTTTTCTCCACCGGCTTGATGAGCCCAAGCCAGGACAAACTCTTTATCATCAGCGGTAGCTCGTATTCGCTGTGAGCCTGATTTGTGTCCTAACTGGAAATTCCCTGCCCGGTCAATAATACCCGCGCCGAGTAATTTGGCCATACAATCCACAAGCCCCGATCCGCATATACCTACAGGTGTCTGGTCATTGATCACTTTAAGGGATACATCCAAGGTTTCAGGATCAATGAAGATCCGTTCAATTGCCCCTGGCATAGCTCGCATACCAAAGGTAATACCGCCGCCTTCAAAACTTGGACCTGCAGAACAAGCGCAAGAAACAAGCCAATCCTGATTGCCGAGCACAATTTCCCCGTTTGTTCCAATATCGATAAACAGTATAATATCTTCCCCATTGGCTAAATCCGTCACCAATGTTCCGGCAACAATGTCTCCTCCAACATAACTTGCGACTGAGGGATAACAATGTACCAACGCCTCTGGCAGCATATGGAGACCAATCTCCTGAGCAGAGAATGAAGGAACGGTTGTCATAGTAGGAATATAGGGTTCCAGGCGAATATAGCGCGGATCCACACCCAGGAACAATTGAGTCATAGTCGTATTTCCGGCTACCATTGCGCTGGCAATATCCTTACTACTTAAGGACTGGCGAGCGAGAATCTTATCCAGCAGACCATTGACGGTTCCAACAACAGCATCCCTGATCTCTATTAAGTTCTGTTCGCTTTCAACTGCATATACAATCCGAGTTATAACGTCATCCCCATATTTTGCTTGTTTATTATAGGTACCCTGCTGATCAACGATCTCTCCCGTCAAAAGATTAATAAGATAGACAACGACTGTCGTGGTACCAATATCAACAGCAAGCCCATAAGGGGGGACATCATTTCCCTGCTCAATGTGTGTAACAGTTAACTCAGCTTCTGTATCAGTCATAGTTACAGATACATCCCAATTTGCTTTGCGAAGTGATTCAGGCAAATGTTTGAGTACGGATAAAGGAATATGGATGGGTTTATCTCCAGTTTTTAGCGCGCGGCGAAGTTCTATACTCAGTCGTGCCCAATCACTGGAATTTTCCGTCAAAGTAGGTTTGGAAAGTGAAATTCTTTGCTTTAACGCTAAAGGTTGACGCCCAAATTTCTCGAGTAAATCATGTTCACTTTCCTGTATGATGCCTTTTGGGGCATCCCCCAACAACACTTGGTGTTCTTGCAACCTAGATTCAGGAGGTACTTCAACGGTCATATCTCCTTGAACCGACGTTTTACAGGCCAGACGAATTCCTTTAGAAAGCTGCTCAGGCGTTAAATTACCTGTGCCGTTTACTATGGGGTCCCCACTTATAATTTCAACTTTACAAGCTCCACAAGTTCCCTTTCCACCACACCCGGATTTGATCATGATTCCGGCTTTTGCGGCTACACTAAGCAGGGATGCACCATGTTCAGCTTCGATGACGCGGTTCTCAGGCATGAATTTAATTTGAAATTGGGACATCGCTTTCACTTCCTTACTTCACCAAGAAATCCCATCGAGATATTATTTGCAAGTTAAACAGCCTTTTCTCAACATAGCATTTAGAGTAATGTATCCACCAGAATTATTAAGATAAAGTTTTCGAGAATGATACAATTCCGCTGGACTCACGAGGCCCAACAATAGTTTTCCAACCGGACAGTTCAGAAAGTTTTCCCGAAATTACGGCAACATAGCCTGGAATGATAATGTTGCGATGTTTTACCCGATCTGCAATTCCGCTGGCATTCATTGCTTCAACGATTTTCTCTGGTTCAAATTTACCAGCAGCATAAGCAGTGAGAACAGAAGTGCCATCAGTATCGATCGGTAAAATATAGCTGGGAATTTTGGAGGTTTCAACTTCGCCTTCGACGCTATAGTAGGTTAAGGAGAAGTTTGTCGTAATATAGAATGGTGAATTTTCATCAACATTACCCACACTATGCAGTTTTGGTTCAACCTGAATTGGTTTTTGAGGGTCAGTGTAGATGTTTTGTCTCAAAGTCATTAATGGCAGAACATGAGCTTTGGCGCTGGTCTTTAACACAACAGCACTGGCATATTTAGCCACATAAACAGTAGCTTCCATGATTTCTTCCATTGGCTCTGCTTTGGTTGTAAAGGCAATAACAGGGAAACCTAATGGGCGGAATTTTTTCTTAATAGCTAAACGCCGTATATGAGTAAGATTTGCTAAGGTATCAACAGGTTTTCTCGAACCAGGATCCAGGACGAATTCTTTATACCCCAAGCCTTGGGCTTTAACGACAAGTTCTTCTAAAGCATCTAAGCCCTCTGCTTTAATAATAACCGGAACTGAGTTTTCTTTAGCCAGGTTGACCATTGCTTCGTAGTTATCGGCAGTTGCTGATCCAATTAAAGGCTTGCGGGATGCCAAAGGCGCAAGAGCTGCTTTCACTGCTTCCGGATCGTTGCTTAATAATACTAAGGATTTATCAGTAGCTTCTGCCACAGTTGCCGCTACTTTTGCAAAACGTGCAGCATCTCCGGATTCTTGAACAATGGCTACACCATCCATAGAGTATTGAAGACCGACGCGCTCAAATTCCAAGCCTTTGATTTCCTGAATTTTGGCAGTTAACTCATCATCACTTAGGCTGTCAGCAACATAAATCAATAATGTCGTTGGGTGATAGAAGGTCTTATCATGACGGAAAAGAACCGTTTCGTCTCCGAGAACAGAATCTTTTCCAAATTTTATGGCTTTGATCGGAGGAGCCGAAGCGGAATCCAAGTTCTCGCGGGCAGCATCAGTGACATATGGACAAGAGTCTAAAGATGCTTTCCCCGAGGCCAAGGCCATAGCAAAAGCTAAGCAAGTTGGCACACCGCATTCTCCGCAGTTTTTCTTAGGCATTTGTTTATAGATTTCTAAACCTGTAAGAGCCATTTTAAATCCCCTTTCTAAGTCGATCTAGGATATCGCAGACAATCAAGGCCCCTGGAAAATTATCGTGGGACCTTGTCGTCTGGGAAAAATTACATTAGTGGGTCAAGGGCAAAACATGGATGTCCATTTTCCTCAAGGAAAGGAAGGATTTCTTCTACTGTACTGCCGACTGACTCATCAGCAACTTTGTCTATGAAGTCTGCTCCCAAACCTTCGTCGATGGATCGTTGAATAAAGTCTTCCCGTATAAATTCTTTTAATTCTTTGGGCATCCAAACGATACGGGCAATCCCGCCGTCTGCAGGGATGAATTTTTTACTAAGCAAATAAGTTCTTCCAATTCCCATGAATCCTGGGGTTTGCATCCCACCGCCGCAGGTTCCTGCTAATGAGGAGAATGTCATACCACAAGGAGTCATTCCCGAGTGTTCACGTGTTGTAAGCATAAGCCCATTAGCTTCCGGAACGATAGCCATGATCGCTTCGAAACAACCGCATGAGGTCATTGGTCTATCCATTAATGTATAAAGGTTAACTTCCTCTAAGGTATTGTTCGAAGCTTTATACAGATACTCATTACAGGATTGCCACATACCTCTTAATTCATCAATAGCCGGTCCTTTAGGAATAGGTTGGTTTGGTCCATTTGGAGCGATCTCATGAGATGCTTTAGCATCTAACCAACTCACTGCACCGCACAAACCGACACGTTCAGGGGTAACAATACAAACGTGGTTTGGTGCAAAGGATTGGCAAAGTAAGCAGGAGTAAAAGTCTTCGACAGACTCATCGGTTAAGCTCCTCATCCGGTCGTCACGCGCACGATAGCGTTCACGTGCCTGGACAAGGCCTTCCTCTACCGCAGCCTGGTCAAGCATGATCGTTACTTCGACACGGTCAATAATAGCCGGGAATTCCTCTTTTAACTTAGCAATCAATAGTTCCCCAAAGTGTTTCATTAAGAAGCCTTTTGCTCTGGCGTCTTTAGAAATCCGCACCCAGCACAAATCACGCTGTGCAACGTGCCAAACTCCTTCACCATAGTTTGCGAAATAGTGAATTCGACGTTCAAAAACCCCTTCAAAGTCTGCCTGCATTTTTCGTCCATAGATATCAATTTTAATACCTAAAGGAAGTTTGGTTCCTTCAGGAACAGTATCAATATCGTTACCTATTACCGTGACCTGACCGTCAACGATATTTTCAGGTCCAACCATTTGGACAAGTTCGAAAGCTGTGGTACGTCCGCCGCCAAATTCGACGTAAGTATCCCCTTTACGAATGGTCTCACCCTCAAATGCCGGACCGAAGTTAACCGGAATTGGCAATTCAACGTTCGTAATTTTAATTCCGCGAATTTCTAAAGCTAATGGAACAATTTTCTCATAATCAGGCTCTGAGACATACCAATCAGGAATTTGCATATCGTCACTGAGCACTTGATCGGTTAAGACAGGGAAGCCCATGAAAATTGCACCCAATGAGGCCGCAATTTTGACATCGTCCAGCTCACCAAGGTTAAGAACGAAAGCCCGAATCCGACGGCGCTGATAATCACGATGGTTTTCACGTTCTCCGGCTGGAATACCACCGAAAGCAAGACCTGCACGGAAAGCATAGTTAACAGCATGGATAATCTGCGTAAAGTTGCCTAGAGGGAAAGCAATATAATCCTCACCAATTTTAACGTTTACTTCGAGTAATTGCTCAATAACCTCATCGCAGAGGAAGATCATAAATCCTTTGCCCATTAGATTATCAACAATTTTCTTAGCGGATTGAGAATCTTTTGCGCGGCCAAGAATTACAGCAACACCAGGAATGGTCCAGTCAACCATCTTAATCCCATGTTTCCGTACGATCGGATCACCTAAGAATCCAGTCCAAGGCTTGACTTTTGGCTCATCTCCACGCAAATAATGAAGTGTTTCAATAATTTCTGCAGCATATAATACAGATTCACCCCAAAGCCGAGCGTTTTCAAAGGTGAGATCTGTGCGGATTTGACTGCGCATGCGGTTCAGAATAGGAACCAACTCACCCAATTTGGTCACCTTTTCTCCGGAAAGACAGGTGATAACCGGGAGATGATATGCAGTATCCGGATAGCCAACCTCTTGCTCCGTACCATAGTCTTTGATTGCACGATTCAATAAAATTTCAGCATAAGTCATAGCAATAGTGGTGCCGTCAAACGCTCTGCGTAAAAGTTTTTTGGGTTGATTATTAGGATCCTTAATTGCGCCTGCGTAAATTTCCTCCATAGACATATACATTCCTCCTTTCTTACCAACCTTGGGCTATTGCTGTATCGTTTTTCTCCGCTGCTTGCTTGTGAATACCTAACTTCCAGGTTCTATACTCTAAAGCATCTATGAGTTTAGTCGCACCAATAACAGGATCGACTTCAAAAATGAAGTTCCCGCCAAAGACATCATGAGCGATTTGGGTCGTAATTCCATAGATAAGGTCACTTCCCTCAACAGGAGGCAAAGAACCAACATGAGTTGGGAATCCCATTGTGACAGCCCAAGTTCCAATTGCTATAGCTTTTTCATGCATAGCCTCCGGAGCAGATGCAACAAACGGAACTTTAGGGATATCGACCCCTAGTTCATTCGCCATTGCAACAGCTAAATCTACAGCGCGGCTGTTATCCACACAGGAGCCAACATGGAATACCAACGGAAGACCAGTTGCCAATTGCGGGTTTGCGGCTTCCAAGGTTTGAATGAATGATTTTAGTCCTTCGCCGGCATAAGCATCGACCGCTAAGGGCGACATTAGACCGAATTT encodes the following:
- a CDS encoding ASKHA domain-containing protein; this encodes MSQFQIKFMPENRVIEAEHGASLLSVAAKAGIMIKSGCGGKGTCGACKVEIISGDPIVNGTGNLTPEQLSKGIRLACKTSVQGDMTVEVPPESRLQEHQVLLGDAPKGIIQESEHDLLEKFGRQPLALKQRISLSKPTLTENSSDWARLSIELRRALKTGDKPIHIPLSVLKHLPESLRKANWDVSVTMTDTEAELTVTHIEQGNDVPPYGLAVDIGTTTVVVYLINLLTGEIVDQQGTYNKQAKYGDDVITRIVYAVESEQNLIEIRDAVVGTVNGLLDKILARQSLSSKDIASAMVAGNTTMTQLFLGVDPRYIRLEPYIPTMTTVPSFSAQEIGLHMLPEALVHCYPSVASYVGGDIVAGTLVTDLANGEDIILFIDIGTNGEIVLGNQDWLVSCACSAGPSFEGGGITFGMRAMPGAIERIFIDPETLDVSLKVINDQTPVGICGSGLVDCMAKLLGAGIIDRAGNFQLGHKSGSQRIRATADDKEFVLAWAHQAGGEKDVVITENDVKNVIRAKGAIYAGIRSLLNMVAVDIDMISRIVIAGGFGNYLNIHDAVQIGLLPDLEPERFEFIGNASVKGARLALLSQNAWREAEELGRKMTYVELSVGATYMDEYMAALFLPHTDMNLFPSFQ
- the acsB gene encoding acetyl-CoA decarbonylase/synthase complex subunit alpha/beta; this encodes MSMEEIYAGAIKDPNNQPKKLLRRAFDGTTIAMTYAEILLNRAIKDYGTEQEVGYPDTAYHLPVITCLSGEKVTKLGELVPILNRMRSQIRTDLTFENARLWGESVLYAAEIIETLHYLRGDEPKVKPWTGFLGDPIVRKHGIKMVDWTIPGVAVILGRAKDSQSAKKIVDNLMGKGFMIFLCDEVIEQLLEVNVKIGEDYIAFPLGNFTQIIHAVNYAFRAGLAFGGIPAGERENHRDYQRRRIRAFVLNLGELDDVKIAASLGAIFMGFPVLTDQVLSDDMQIPDWYVSEPDYEKIVPLALEIRGIKITNVELPIPVNFGPAFEGETIRKGDTYVEFGGGRTTAFELVQMVGPENIVDGQVTVIGNDIDTVPEGTKLPLGIKIDIYGRKMQADFEGVFERRIHYFANYGEGVWHVAQRDLCWVRISKDARAKGFLMKHFGELLIAKLKEEFPAIIDRVEVTIMLDQAAVEEGLVQARERYRARDDRMRSLTDESVEDFYSCLLCQSFAPNHVCIVTPERVGLCGAVSWLDAKASHEIAPNGPNQPIPKGPAIDELRGMWQSCNEYLYKASNNTLEEVNLYTLMDRPMTSCGCFEAIMAIVPEANGLMLTTREHSGMTPCGMTFSSLAGTCGGGMQTPGFMGIGRTYLLSKKFIPADGGIARIVWMPKELKEFIREDFIQRSIDEGLGADFIDKVADESVGSTVEEILPFLEENGHPCFALDPLM
- a CDS encoding methyltetrahydrofolate cobalamin methyltransferase, whose protein sequence is MLIFGERINGMFTDIGEALRNKDPKPIQYWAVKQYEGGAHYLDVNSGPAIPTHERVEAYEWMVNVIQEVSELPLVLDSTNYDAIEAGLKVCKRPAIINSCPAEQAKIERVFPMAIKYNAGIIGLTMDKKGIPKDAENRVAFAMELVAAADEYGVPMEDLFIDPLILPVNVAQEHAPEVLESLRQVKMLANPAPRTVLGLSNVSQKSPDRNLINRTYMAMAIACGLDAAIMDANDDDLVDVAATCQILLNRSIYADSYLKVFRAR
- a CDS encoding AAA family ATPase: MSKYIAVAGKGGVGKTTFTALLLRQMVRHKKGTSILAVDADPNANLGEALGLDVTSTISELLEQSKDPKAIPQGMPKNVFIEYKLQQSLVESNDIDLLVMGGPQGAGCYCYPNDILRKHLQDIGENYDFVAVDSEAGLEHISRRTIPRVEVMFVISDSSARGIRSAGRVHDLIRGLKSAVQTVYLIVTKTSEGSMESLREEIERTGLTVIGDIPLDPLVVEYDLAGKPLFDLPDDAVSVQAVESILNRAGIFN
- a CDS encoding acetyl-CoA decarbonylase/synthase complex subunit delta gives rise to the protein MSVALVKEKYSSKVGEVVLGATAEQGGTRTSTITVGGDAALPFLHFEGETKNRPVIAMEVTDVVPTWSDIIKNQIGDVINDPAAWAKKCVDEFGADLIYLKLNGADPEGENRSPEDCARIVKDVLAAVGVPLIVEGCDNAEKNNEIMAVIAEAASGENLLIGIAEQDNYKSITAAAMVHKHTLIARSPLDINICKQLNILINEMGLPLNKIIIDPTVAGLGFGIEYVYSIMERARLGALANDKMLSMPIICTVGYEANRCKEAYASVEEFPGWGDLADRSVLWEAVTASGVLQVGASILVMRNPTAVAVVKKNIADMMGE
- the acsC gene encoding acetyl-CoA decarbonylase/synthase complex subunit gamma — translated: MALTGLEIYKQMPKKNCGECGVPTCLAFAMALASGKASLDSCPYVTDAARENLDSASAPPIKAIKFGKDSVLGDETVLFRHDKTFYHPTTLLIYVADSLSDDELTAKIQEIKGLEFERVGLQYSMDGVAIVQESGDAARFAKVAATVAEATDKSLVLLSNDPEAVKAALAPLASRKPLIGSATADNYEAMVNLAKENSVPVIIKAEGLDALEELVVKAQGLGYKEFVLDPGSRKPVDTLANLTHIRRLAIKKKFRPLGFPVIAFTTKAEPMEEIMEATVYVAKYASAVVLKTSAKAHVLPLMTLRQNIYTDPQKPIQVEPKLHSVGNVDENSPFYITTNFSLTYYSVEGEVETSKIPSYILPIDTDGTSVLTAYAAGKFEPEKIVEAMNASGIADRVKHRNIIIPGYVAVISGKLSELSGWKTIVGPRESSGIVSFSKTLS